From the genome of Halorhodospira halophila:
CCGACGTGCAGATCCTCACCACCCCAGATGTGGAAGTAGAAGTTGTCCGCATCGCGACTGTTGTAATATTGGCGGGCCACCTCGATGGCCTCGTCATCATACTGACTCATCAGGTTATTCCTCCTCCCGATAGGCCTTCTCGGCGACATGGATGAAGAAGTCCGGATCGGCGTCCCGATAGGTCTCCTTGAAGTCGCCGTAGGTCTCGATTTTCTGGAAGCCGACCTCCCGCATCAGCCGCCGCGTGTACTCCTTGCGCAGCGGGAACATGTTCAGGAAATAGGTCGACCCATCGGAGAACGCGTACTTGAACCGCGCCAGCCCGTCGTCCACGTGCTCGGGATAGACCGAGACGTCGTCTCCGCAGTAGTAGTAGGTGTGGCTGGAGTCGTAGCCGTGATCCAGGATGCCGTCGTAGTTGCGCTGGTCCAGGATCAGGACACCGTCGTGGTTGAGGGCGGAGTAGAACTCGGCGAGGGTCTTGCGGCGGTCGCGTTCGTTGAATAGGTGGGTAAAGGAGTTGCCGAGGCAGATGATGGCGTCGTAGCGACCGTGGATGTCTTGGTTCAGCCATCGCCAGTCGACCTGGACGGTGCGCAGAATATGGCCACGTTTTCGCCCATTCTCGAAGGCCTTGGCCAGCATCTCCGCGCTACCATCGGCACTCACGACCTCGAAACCGGCCTCGCGCAGACGAACCGAGTGAAAACCCGTGCCGGTTGCGACGTCGAGTACCCGCTTGGCACCCCGTTTCTTGAGCTCTTGGATGAAGAAGTCACCCTCGCTCTGGGCCCGACTGTCCCAGTCGATCAGGTCGTCCCACTTGTCCACGAACCCGTCGACGTACTCCTCCGTGTAGTGGTCGGTGTCCCGCACCTGGGTCGGGTCCGCCCCGAAGTCCTGCTCAGTCTGAACACTCATAGGTCACCTCTGTCTGGCGATCTTCCCTATCGGCGCACGCGCGCCATGGATACAGTGCCCCGCTTCGGATCGGAGACTTCCACGTCACCGCCAACGCTTGGGCAGGTTGCGAATTGTTCGCCTCTCTACTGCTTCCGATGGTTCTTGTGCGGCATGCGCCCGCGCACCGTGCGGGGCGTGTCTCGGACAGGGGCCTAGGCCCATTTGACGATGCCGAGCCAGCCGCGGGCCGTCGAGCGACTCCGGGTCTCGGCACCTTCCTTTACAT
Proteins encoded in this window:
- a CDS encoding glycine/sarcosine N-methyltransferase, whose amino-acid sequence is MSVQTEQDFGADPTQVRDTDHYTEEYVDGFVDKWDDLIDWDSRAQSEGDFFIQELKKRGAKRVLDVATGTGFHSVRLREAGFEVVSADGSAEMLAKAFENGRKRGHILRTVQVDWRWLNQDIHGRYDAIICLGNSFTHLFNERDRRKTLAEFYSALNHDGVLILDQRNYDGILDHGYDSSHTYYYCGDDVSVYPEHVDDGLARFKYAFSDGSTYFLNMFPLRKEYTRRLMREVGFQKIETYGDFKETYRDADPDFFIHVAEKAYREEE